The genomic interval CCAGGCTCTCGGGTGCCCCGCGGCCAAGGTCCGCGAGATGCTGGATGCAGGAGTCATGGTCGGGCTGGGGATGGATTCGCCGGCGTCGGGCGGCCCGATCGACATGTTCGAGGAGATGCGCGCCGCGCTTGCGGTCTCGGCGTCCCGCGGGGCGGGGTTGAGCCCCGAGGAGGTCTGGCGTATGGCGACCTCGATGGGGGCTGCGTCGCTAGGAAGGGTGGGGTGGGAGATTCAAGCTGGGGCCAACATCCCGCTCATCAAGGTCCATTTGGACGATGCCAGCGCCACGGAAGACGTGATTCTCCGGGGCTCTCCAACCAAGGTGGAGCGCGTATGAGCAAGGAGCCATCACCGATCCTCCTGAACCTCTGGGACCTCGTCTCGCGCATTCCGCCGGGACGGTGCGTAGCGTACGGTGTGCTTGGCCAGGCGCTGGATCGGCCGGTATCCGGGAAGCTGGTGGGGATGTGGATGGCCCAGTGCCCCGAGGGTCTACCTTGGTGGCGCGTCGTGGCGAAGGACGGCCGCCTGCCCATCCATCGTCGCGACCCTCGGTTCGCCAAACTGCAGCGGGAGAAGCTGGACCAGGAGGGCGTCCCGTTCGTGGAGGACCGCGTCGATATGCTTCAATCGGAGTGGATTCCCGAATAGGCCCGATGACCCCATTTCCGCTTTTCGATGGACCCGTTTTGGGTATCGAGACCAGTTGCGACGAGACCAGCGCGGCGGTTCTCGATGGCCTCAACGTGCGATCCAACGTCGTTTCGTCCCAGGTGGACCTGCACCGGCGGTGGGGCGGCATCGTGCCGGAAGCCGCTTCACGGGCCCACGTCGAGGCGCTGCTTCCCGTCGTTCATCAGGCGCTGGGAGAGGCGGGCATGGTTCTTTCTGAGGTCAGAGGGATTGCCGTCACGAGTCGGCCTGGCTTGGTCGGTGCGCTCAGCGTGGGGGTCTCGGCGGCGAAGGGCTTCGCGTTAGCGCTCGGCGTTCCCATGATCGGCGTCCACCACCTGGAGGGGCACCTGCTCAGCCCATTTCTCGATCAGCCCGACCTGACGTTCCCCCACATCTGTCTGCTGGCCTCGGGCGGGCACACCGAAGTGGTATTGCTCAGGGGTCTGGGAGACTATGGCTTGCTCGGCCAGACCCGCGACGATGCCGCCGGCGAGGCGTTCGACAAGTCCGCACGGCTTCTGGGCCTCGGCTATCCGGGCGGGCCTGCTATCCAGAAGGCTGCCGAAACCGGAGAACCAAAGGCCTACAAACTGCCCAGAGGGCTCCATGGCGAGGCGACTCTGGACTTCAGTTTCAGCGGCCTCAAAACCGCCGTGCTAAGGCTTGTCGAGAGGGAGGGGGCGGCGCTTGACGTTCCTTCGGCGGCGGCCTCGGTGCAGGAAGCGATCGCCCACGTGCTCGTGCAGCGGTCGGTCGAGGCTTGTCGGCAAGCGGGTTGCGACGTGCTTACACTAGCTGGAGGAGTGGCCGCCAATATGCGGCTGCGGTCTCTCGCAACGGAGACCTGCCATCGTGAGGGCATCCGGTTCGCCTCCCCCCGTGGGTCGCTCTGCACCGACAATGCCGCCATGATCGCACTTGCCGGGTCGGCTCGTCTTGCGCGTGGCGACAAAAGCGGATTTGACCTAGAGCCGATTGCGAGTGCGACCCTATAGGGAACTGTTGAGAAAGGTATAGC from Armatimonadota bacterium carries:
- the tsaD gene encoding tRNA (adenosine(37)-N6)-threonylcarbamoyltransferase complex transferase subunit TsaD encodes the protein MTPFPLFDGPVLGIETSCDETSAAVLDGLNVRSNVVSSQVDLHRRWGGIVPEAASRAHVEALLPVVHQALGEAGMVLSEVRGIAVTSRPGLVGALSVGVSAAKGFALALGVPMIGVHHLEGHLLSPFLDQPDLTFPHICLLASGGHTEVVLLRGLGDYGLLGQTRDDAAGEAFDKSARLLGLGYPGGPAIQKAAETGEPKAYKLPRGLHGEATLDFSFSGLKTAVLRLVEREGAALDVPSAAASVQEAIAHVLVQRSVEACRQAGCDVLTLAGGVAANMRLRSLATETCHREGIRFASPRGSLCTDNAAMIALAGSARLARGDKSGFDLEPIASATL
- a CDS encoding MGMT family protein, which produces MSKEPSPILLNLWDLVSRIPPGRCVAYGVLGQALDRPVSGKLVGMWMAQCPEGLPWWRVVAKDGRLPIHRRDPRFAKLQREKLDQEGVPFVEDRVDMLQSEWIPE